The sequence CAAATGTCCAATTTTTCTCAATGTGTGTACACAACTTGTAACTGCTTAAAAACGTGATAGTTACGGTGTTTCACAGAAGTAGTACCAATTTTGCGCACTTGTAAACGCACCAAACCCTGAAAATCAGGCACTTACGCGTGTACGAACACACAAATAATAATGGCCAAGGTACAAAAAACGTACCTATGGCCAAAATTTGTTATTTAGACAAAATCTATTTTACTTGTCTTTCTTGCCGAAAACTGAGAAGTGAACATAGCGTTTTGGATGTTGCTTTAGATCAAGCATCAGCGAGTCGGCATGCATCATGGTGCTGTTCAGGTTGTAATACAGACTGGGGTCGCGCATCAGCAGTCCGAGGGTACCCTCGCGGCTGTTCAGGGCGGCAGTCATCTGCTCTACATTCTTCAGCGTGGTATTAACGCTGGTCATAGTAGCAGCAAAATCCATGTTGCTGATATCCTTGGTAATCTGGTTGGTGTTAGCCAGCACGCCATCGGCATTCTGCAGCATCTGGGGCATCTGACGGTTGAGCTGTGCTGTGAGCAGGCTCAGATCGTGCGAGGTGCGTGTCAGGTCAGCAGTAATCTGATCGACATTATGCAGCGAGTTGGCGATGGCAGGATCGGCCAACAGGGTATTTACGCTGGCCAGGATAGAGTCGAGCTTAGGCAGCATCTGCTGTACGGCTGGAATCATATCGGCAGCCTTACCCATAGCGCCTACCTGCTGACTGCCTGTGATGGTATCGCCAGGGGCCACCATACCGTCGGCAGCATTACCCAGCACCAGCAGCACTTTTACATTGCCCATCAGGTCGGTAGCAATCTCGGCACGACTGCCCTTGGGCACACTCAGTTCGGTATCTACATCGATAGCAGCCACAATCTCGCCTGTGTTCTGATAGTCGAACATGATTTCCTCGACCACACCTACACGGTAGCCGTTGGCAAAGATAGGACTGGCCACCGAGAGGCCGCTTACATCCTTGAACTTAACGTAATATTTGTTGTCGCCAGAAAACAGCGTCATTCCCTTTAGAAAGTGCAAACCAAAATAGAGCACCAACAGACCAGCAATGGCCACCAGGGCAATCTGAATTTCTTTCGAAAACTTTTTCATATCTTATAGCTTATAATTTATTTCTTTGATTTAAACTCGCGGATAGCCGCATTCACATCTACACGCTGACCGCCCTTGAAGGCAATGATAAACGCCTCGGGGATGGTGGCAGCCACCTGCTTGCGCAAGCGGTAGATCTCGTTGTAATCGGTTGATGCGCCAACGGTGTACTTGTACATACCGCCATCGCGATACGAATCAACATCGGTAAGACCCTTAAAGCGGGCATCGCCAGCCTTGAGCTTGCTGGAGCTTGAGAGTATCTGCACCTTAAACACAGGGGCATCGTTGCTGGCAGCTGCTGCAGCAGGCTTGGGCTCGGCCTTTGCAGGTACCTCTGCCTTTGCTACGGGCTTTGGCTCGTTAACCTGGCGCACCTCTACGGGTTCAACCCTGGCCTCGGCTACCTGCTCCTGTGGCTCCTCAACCTGCGCATCGGGCAGTGGGGCCAAACGGCGCTCTGGCTCAGCCTCTTCAATCTTCTTATAAGGGATGGTGATGTTACCACCATGACGCTTACGATAGTTCAGGAAGGCATTGAACATACCTGTGGCATACAGGGTTTCGGCACGGGCCGAGTTCATAAACTCCTCCTCGTCGCGGGTTGAGATAAAACCCAACTCCAGCAGCGCACCAGGCATCGACGAGAGTCGCAGCACAGCCAGGTTGTCCTGCTGGGCACCCATATCCTGGCGGCCAGTGGCCTGGCACACGTAACGCTGCATGTACTTGGCCAGCTCAACGCTGTTCTCCATATTCTTATCCTGGATAAACTCAAACATGATATCGCTTTCGGGCGAGTTAGGATCGTAGCCATGATAGGTTTGCTGGTAGTCCTTCTCCATAAAGATAACCGAGTTCTCGCGCTTGGCCACCTCCAGGTTCTGCAGCACACCAGTCTGCTTGCCTGTACGCTTGCTGGAACCAAGGGTGTAGGTTTGGAAACCACGCGCCACCCTACCCTTTGGCAAGGCGTTGATGTGGACAGAGATAAACAAATCGGCCTTGGCCTGATTAGCTATCTCGGCACGACGGTACAACTCTACAAACTTATCGGTTTTGCGGGTATAAACCACTTTTACGTCGGGACAGTTCTGCTCAACCATACGTCCGAAGGCCAGCGCAAACTTCAGCGTGAGGTTTTTCTCCTTAGAGACT is a genomic window of Xylanibacter ruminicola 23 containing:
- a CDS encoding N-acetylmuramoyl-L-alanine amidase; the encoded protein is MIAQAAGKNSFTLVIDAGHGGHDTGAVGAVSKEKNLTLKFALAFGRMVEQNCPDVKVVYTRKTDKFVELYRRAEIANQAKADLFISVHINALPKGRVARGFQTYTLGSSKRTGKQTGVLQNLEVAKRENSVIFMEKDYQQTYHGYDPNSPESDIMFEFIQDKNMENSVELAKYMQRYVCQATGRQDMGAQQDNLAVLRLSSMPGALLELGFISTRDEEEFMNSARAETLYATGMFNAFLNYRKRHGGNITIPYKKIEEAEPERRLAPLPDAQVEEPQEQVAEARVEPVEVRQVNEPKPVAKAEVPAKAEPKPAAAAASNDAPVFKVQILSSSSKLKAGDARFKGLTDVDSYRDGGMYKYTVGASTDYNEIYRLRKQVAATIPEAFIIAFKGGQRVDVNAAIREFKSKK
- a CDS encoding MlaD family protein, which produces MKKFSKEIQIALVAIAGLLVLYFGLHFLKGMTLFSGDNKYYVKFKDVSGLSVASPIFANGYRVGVVEEIMFDYQNTGEIVAAIDVDTELSVPKGSRAEIATDLMGNVKVLLVLGNAADGMVAPGDTITGSQQVGAMGKAADMIPAVQQMLPKLDSILASVNTLLADPAIANSLHNVDQITADLTRTSHDLSLLTAQLNRQMPQMLQNADGVLANTNQITKDISNMDFAATMTSVNTTLKNVEQMTAALNSREGTLGLLMRDPSLYYNLNSTMMHADSLMLDLKQHPKRYVHFSVFGKKDK